The DNA sequence TACGATATTATTTTACTGGATGACGGAGACTTACTGATCCTAGGTGATATCAACGAAGCAGATGGTAATTTGTCAGGAACACCCAGCGAAGTGTATCTGTTGCGGGTTGATCCTTTAGGCAATGTAATATCATCTTCTCGTTTCGAGAATGACGGTTTCTTTCAAAGTGGCCGGGAAATCATTCGCACCAGTGATGGTGGTTATGCGATCATCGGAGTAAGTGCAAACCCAGCCATTGATCAGTCAGATATTTTGGTCATCAAGCTGGATGCCAATGCCGAGGAAGAGTGGCGCCGTATCTACGGTACACCCTATCCTGATGCTGGTCAAGGCATCGTGGAAATTGCTGGTGGTTATGCTTTTGCAGCGAACGTAAAGAATGGCGGAAATTTTCCGGACAATGATGTTGCCATCTATCGCATAGATGCTGCGGGTAATCAAATCGCCGCACGTTTTTACGGAGATGGACAGGAAAATAATGAAGATGTTAATGATTTAATCAAGACCCAAGATGGTAACCTTTTACTGGTTGGTTCTTCGAATAACTTCAACAACACTTATATTATAAAGAGTGATCTCAACGGAGATACACTTTGGACACGTGAACTTGAGGTTAGCCTCTTCGGAGAGGAATTGTACGGTGTAACAGAGTTGGAAGATGGTAGCATTGTTGCTACTGGTTATTCTGAACTCAACGAAAGTACACCAGAGATTTTGTTGCTAAAAATGTCTCCAACCGGAGATTTAATCTGGCAACGTAATCTGAGCGAAGAATTTTCCGATTGGCGCTTTGGTGTAGATGTAGTAGAGACTATTGATCATGGCTTTATCATTGCCGGTTATAACAGTCTCAGCCAAGGTTTCATCAATGACCTGAGCATTATCAGGGTGGATGGCGAAGGCAACTACTTTACCAACTTGCTACAAGGCAAAGTATTCTGGTCGCAGGATGGTTGTAATCCTTTTGAGGATGGTGACATTCCGCTAAAGGATTGGCTGGTAGCAGTGGAGGGAGACAATGGTCGTTTCATCGGAACCACTGATGAAGATGGACATTACAGTATCCCGGTAGACATCGGCAACTACACAGTAAGCCTGTTGCTTAAGAACGACGCCTGGAATATCTGCTCACCAGCAAGTTTTCCAGTCAATTTCACGGCCACTTATGACTCTTTGGTTTACAATTTTCCGGTACGGAGCATTCCGGAAGCTTGTCCTGTTCTCAGTGTTGAAACAGGAGTTGGGCCCTTGCGAGCTTGTACCCAGGTAGATTACCTGGTAGAATATTGCAACGATGGTTCAGCGACAGCTACCGATGCTTACGTAGAAATCTTTCTGGACGACGAACTCACTTACGTGACGGCCAGTGTAGATACTTCCCTGGAAACAAGCAACTCCATCATTGTACGCTTGGGCGATCTCGCTCCGCTTACTTGTGGAAGCTTTACCATCACGGTAGATGTTGCTTGCGGAGATGTTCAAGACTTACAATCAGTGATCGTAAGTACCAACATCTACCCCAACGGATACTGCGGCCCGATTGATCCCAACTGGGATATGTCGAGCATCCAGGTGACCGGGCGCTGTGAGGATAACAATATCATCTTCACCGCAAAGAATGTAGGAACAGCTCCTACCAGTGAAAGACTTGGCTTCGTCATTGTTGAAGATCAAGTACTCTTTCTGGAAGGCCAGGATGATACCGGGGTTGATATTTTGAACCCGGGAGAAGAAATGGAAGTTCCAATAGGTGGTATACAGCCTAATCCAATAGGTTCTACTTACCGCTTCATTGTACAGCAAGTTCAAGGCCACCCAGGCAACAATTATCCCACAGTAGTGGTCGAAGGTTGTACCCAGGAAGGCCAAGAAGAATACACAACGGGTCAGGTGACCCAGTTTCCTGAAAACGATCAGGATCCTTATGTTGACATAAATGTGCAAGAAATTTTAAGCACGCTCGGTACGGCGAACGTTTTAATAGGCCATCCCAAAGGCTACCAAGATTCGATCATTACGACGAACACCGATATTGAATACACCGTTTTATTCGCCAATACCGAAAGTGATACTTTAAATCGCCTGGTGATTCGGGATACACTTCCCGAGGAATTGGATTTAGCCACTTTGGCTGTAGGACCCGCAAGTCATCCCTATACTTTTGAAATTTACAACAGCGGCGTTCTTAAGATCACCTTCAACGATTTAAACTTGATTCCCGCAGATAGCAGCGGATCGGAGACTGATTCCAGGGGTTACGTAAAGTTTACTTTATCCCAAAAACCAAATTTACCCATTGGAACGGTTATTGAAAATCGTGCTGCTGTCTACTTTGATTACGTTGCTCCGGATATTACCAACAGCATCCGTTATTCATTGGCTTGCGAAGACTTCCTCGTTGAAGGATGTTTAGCAGTCGAACTGACGGAACCGCCGGTAAGAGAAGGACTCAACATACGGGTTCAACCGAACCCCTTCCATTCATCAGCCATCATCACTATCGATGACTGTGAATGCAACCAGCTGGAGATGGTTATTCGTGATGCCGCCGGGCGCCAACTACGCCGGGAGAAATTCAGCGGAACCAGCTTCACTTTACAAAGGAACAATTTGCCAGCCGGCCTGTATTTCATAGAAATATATACCGATAAGCAGATTCTTCAGACAGGTAAGTTACTAGTCCAGTAGCGGTCTAGTAGGCATAATCCCAAAAGTTTTTGAAACGGTTCCCCGCTAAGGCGGGGAACCAACCCAACGAGAAGGTAATTATTTAAATATAAACACCCTGTGTGACAAAGCTTTAAAGAGTACGTCTAACAGGTGTGACCAAAGATTTTTAGGTCGTCTTTTTTTCATGAGATTATGATTTGTTGTAGGAGCCGCCCCATTCGGGCGGCTCACTTTGTTTATGGAGGACCCTTCTGTGGGCAAGGCGCAAGAATACTCCTCGTCGAAACTTCAGGCTTGCCGGAGTTTGAGCGTACCCGCTCGTTTTATCACCAGGTCGGCTATACAGAAGAAGCTCGAATTCGGGATTTCTATAAGGCTGGGGAAGATGGGGTGGTGTTTTGGAAGAAACTTAGGTAGTAGGAGACTAGTTGCTTCGTAAAGTTTCACTTGGTAGCTACCTGCCGGATATGCTGGTACCACAGGTGGGCTTTATGGAAGTCTTGACGTTTTCCACTACCGTGTACTTTTTTCCAAATTCTCCGCTACCCGAAATGCGACGATCCGCTTGATTAAGGCATAGGGAATAGCTTGGTCAAGGGGAAACTGTACAGAGCCTTTGCCTTGCTTGTAAGCCGATAAATCTTCGGCGAAAGCTTCGTGCCCCGTAGGCGTAGCATAAAAGCCAAGGTGGTTTTTGTAGCCGGCAAAGTACACCAAGGGCTTACCGTGGGTTTTGTAGGCAGGCATCCCATACGCAATGCTTTCGACGGCATCAGGTGCAGTAGTTTTGATGAGCTGCCGGACTTGCTGTAGAATTTCTTGTGTTTCCGCTGGGAATTTTAAAATGTACTGATCTACTTTGTTGGTCATGGTGGCGTATTTTTTAGGTGAACACTACTTTTATGCGAAAGGTAAATCCAATTATGGTAAAAATTCAAATTCGTGGATGGCATCAAGGTTCAAGACGGTCTTTCCCGAGCGAGGGTAGTACATGGGCAGATAGCGGGCATTCCAGCGAATTTCGCGACAAGTATAGGAACTACTGACGTGGATGCGTTGTCCGAACGATTCGTCGAAACCTTCGATGAAAATGATCACCTCGGCTTGTTGGCGAGTAAAATCCTGGGGTTCCCAATTCAAAATGGGACTTTTTTTGTCGATCACATGAACGATTGTCCAATTCAAAGGGAGGAGGCTTACCTGATCTCGTTCGAGAGGTAGCGTGAAAAATCGCCGCGTAGCGTTGCCCATCTCGTCGTCTTCCACCCAGGAAAGAATGACGCTGGCGCGCAAATTGATAATCCGGCTATTGCGTAAGTTGGCAATTCTGAACTGAAAACTCAGGTGTTCACTGTCGCGGTAGGGGGAGATCAGCGCGTCCTTACTAAAAATCAACTGTGACTGTGCTTTGGAGAAACGGGCAAAGAAAAGCCCGGTAGCGAGTGCAGTAGAGATGAGCCCCACCAAAGCATCGGCTGATGCTAGTAAATTGGCGGCGATTCCCTGAGGGTTGACGGCCCCGTAGCCTACCGTCGTAAACGTTTGCACACTAAAAAAGAAAGCCTCGGCGAGGTCATCCACCCAGTGGTTGGCGATGACGCCGGATAATTTTTCTACACCAATCAGCACAAACCCAATGCCAAACAAAAAATTTACCGCAAGGTAATAAAGGACAACATAGAGGAAAAAGTGTGACCAGCTCATCTCTATCAAACTCTGGTAAGCCGTCCAGACCTGCTGCCCCTCGCGGATGATATTGTAAGAACCATCTTTATTAATCAACCGATCGGCAGAATGCGTAATCTGGGTGCCAAAGCCAGGATCCTGAAGCTCAGGACCTCCCTTGGAGCCGGATTTGCGGTTGAACCCTGGAATGTTCATGATGGTTGAGGTAAATTTAGTAATTTTAGACTCCTTTACAGACGACAAGGTATTTGCCGGAGATGAAACTATCTTCCTTTCTTATCGTAATCTAATTTAACATACAATCTGCATAACTAGTTGTTTTGTACTAGTTTGCCAATATCGTAAAATCGTCTGTCAATGAGAGCTGCAATCGTTCTTATTTATTTATTATTCTTACTATCGAATGGTCTTTTGTCGGCACAAACGACGGAAACTTTGCCACAAGCATCTCCTGCTGAAAAATTTTCGCTGGTAGCTTTTGGTACCGGTCAAACGACGGGCCACATTGCTACACTGACCGTTAAAAACAACACCGCCAACGAAGTGACGGTGAGGGAGCAGTCCTTTTTGCTTCCTGCCCTGCAAACGTACCAAAGCTACGTTGGGCGTATTCCCGCAGGTATTCGTATCGAGGCCGGAGCATCCGTAGAGATCGCGATTACGGGTTTTTGTATTGATGTACACCGTCCGCCTGTTCCTTTAGGGCGCGCCTTGCTGCCCGTGAAGGAATGGTTGCCCGTTGTGAATGGTAAGACAATTCCAGAAGAGACGACGGCCATCTTACCCGGCACAGTTCTCCCCGCATTTAATGCTGCCTATATAGGTTTTTTGAAGAATTTGCCTGGCTTCAATGCGCAGCAGCCCGACAGGAAAGCAAGCCTCCAGATCACCTATCCGGGTACTACAACACCTATCGGTGGCACGGTAGATAAATCTGTAGATATGGCAAGAATTGCCCCGATGTTGGTAGCGATGGTGGAACGTATTGAGGCGGCCACGCCTGCTATTCAGGAAAGCTATCCAACCCCTTTTCAGGGAGATGCATTGAAAGAACGGGAAGCCATCATTCAGCAGAGCGTGTGGATTTTTATGGCCCACTTAACCGGTTCTGCTTATACACGGGATGACTTCGAGGCCAAGGTACTGCAGGAATACCAGGAGCGCACGGGCACTTTGGCCAGTAGTTTGCCGCCAGCGCAGCAAGCTAAATTCACAACCGGGATGGATAATTTCTGGGCCGCATTCTTAGCTACAGGTGCTGCTGCCCAGGTATGGAAATAAGCAATTTCTAAGAACGGTTTTCCTTTTTTTCTTTGATACGTACCCTATGAAAACATACAACTACCTCGCTTTTTTTATATTGCTTTTGTTCAGTGGCACTCCGTTGGTTGCTCAAGTTGTTGATACTCCTGTCGACAGTAGCAACGTCAATGCTTATGAGCAAGACCCCTGGGCCAGCATCGAACTCACCGGCTCGCGCATGAAGCCAGGCCTTTTGCAGCCAGCTCAAGCCAGCAGCCTTAAGAAGAAAGTGCCTTTTTGGATTCCTCTCGGAGGTGGTATCCTGGGGGGAAGTGTAGTTACTTATCTCCTTTTGCAGGAAGAAGAAGCACCACCACAAGATACCGTTCCGGGGCCGGGACCTGATCCTGGCCCAATGCCTGATTCACTAGTTGTTAGGGACGATGCATTTACCTTGCCTTGCCTGCC is a window from the Lewinella sp. LCG006 genome containing:
- a CDS encoding T9SS type A sorting domain-containing protein, coding for MKRAKAHRLLNIVQSFTIALVLVLCGQSALAQGWEATFGGDNEDYGTAILQTIDEGYVAVGYSESFGSDNDFDIYLVRTDVDGTPLWERIYDEGYIEHAYDIILLDDGDLLILGDINEADGNLSGTPSEVYLLRVDPLGNVISSSRFENDGFFQSGREIIRTSDGGYAIIGVSANPAIDQSDILVIKLDANAEEEWRRIYGTPYPDAGQGIVEIAGGYAFAANVKNGGNFPDNDVAIYRIDAAGNQIAARFYGDGQENNEDVNDLIKTQDGNLLLVGSSNNFNNTYIIKSDLNGDTLWTRELEVSLFGEELYGVTELEDGSIVATGYSELNESTPEILLLKMSPTGDLIWQRNLSEEFSDWRFGVDVVETIDHGFIIAGYNSLSQGFINDLSIIRVDGEGNYFTNLLQGKVFWSQDGCNPFEDGDIPLKDWLVAVEGDNGRFIGTTDEDGHYSIPVDIGNYTVSLLLKNDAWNICSPASFPVNFTATYDSLVYNFPVRSIPEACPVLSVETGVGPLRACTQVDYLVEYCNDGSATATDAYVEIFLDDELTYVTASVDTSLETSNSIIVRLGDLAPLTCGSFTITVDVACGDVQDLQSVIVSTNIYPNGYCGPIDPNWDMSSIQVTGRCEDNNIIFTAKNVGTAPTSERLGFVIVEDQVLFLEGQDDTGVDILNPGEEMEVPIGGIQPNPIGSTYRFIVQQVQGHPGNNYPTVVVEGCTQEGQEEYTTGQVTQFPENDQDPYVDINVQEILSTLGTANVLIGHPKGYQDSIITTNTDIEYTVLFANTESDTLNRLVIRDTLPEELDLATLAVGPASHPYTFEIYNSGVLKITFNDLNLIPADSSGSETDSRGYVKFTLSQKPNLPIGTVIENRAAVYFDYVAPDITNSIRYSLACEDFLVEGCLAVELTEPPVREGLNIRVQPNPFHSSAIITIDDCECNQLEMVIRDAAGRQLRREKFSGTSFTLQRNNLPAGLYFIEIYTDKQILQTGKLLVQ
- a CDS encoding iron chaperone; the protein is MTNKVDQYILKFPAETQEILQQVRQLIKTTAPDAVESIAYGMPAYKTHGKPLVYFAGYKNHLGFYATPTGHEAFAEDLSAYKQGKGSVQFPLDQAIPYALIKRIVAFRVAENLEKSTR
- a CDS encoding ion channel; translation: MNIPGFNRKSGSKGGPELQDPGFGTQITHSADRLINKDGSYNIIREGQQVWTAYQSLIEMSWSHFFLYVVLYYLAVNFLFGIGFVLIGVEKLSGVIANHWVDDLAEAFFFSVQTFTTVGYGAVNPQGIAANLLASADALVGLISTALATGLFFARFSKAQSQLIFSKDALISPYRDSEHLSFQFRIANLRNSRIINLRASVILSWVEDDEMGNATRRFFTLPLERDQVSLLPLNWTIVHVIDKKSPILNWEPQDFTRQQAEVIIFIEGFDESFGQRIHVSSSYTCREIRWNARYLPMYYPRSGKTVLNLDAIHEFEFLP